From a single Lactococcus allomyrinae genomic region:
- a CDS encoding metal ABC transporter ATP-binding protein yields the protein MRYIDVENLTFYYDREPVLEKISYHVDSGEFVTLTGENGAAKSTLIKTTLGILHPKQGQVTISTKNTRGEKLRMAYLPQQVASFNAGFPSSVYEFVMSGRYPRRGWFKKMNQHDVEHVRTALESVGMWDYRDKRIGELSGGQKQRIAIARMFASDPDLFILDEPTTGMDDVSSSDFYELMHHAAHKHGKAVLMVTHDPEEVKAYADRNIHLYKDKNGKFACFDLHSEREGLSEPTEKERRVHA from the coding sequence ATGAGATATATTGATGTTGAAAATCTGACTTTCTACTATGACAGGGAGCCAGTACTTGAGAAAATTAGTTACCATGTTGATTCAGGTGAATTTGTCACTCTAACAGGAGAAAACGGTGCTGCAAAGTCAACTTTGATTAAGACAACATTGGGTATTTTGCATCCGAAACAAGGGCAAGTAACCATTTCTACCAAAAATACTCGTGGAGAAAAATTGCGAATGGCCTATTTGCCTCAACAGGTCGCAAGTTTTAACGCTGGCTTTCCAAGTTCTGTCTATGAATTTGTTATGAGCGGCCGTTATCCAAGACGAGGTTGGTTCAAAAAAATGAACCAGCATGATGTTGAGCATGTGAGAACAGCGCTTGAATCTGTCGGAATGTGGGATTACCGAGATAAACGTATTGGAGAACTCTCTGGGGGACAAAAGCAACGTATTGCTATTGCGAGAATGTTCGCGAGTGACCCAGATTTGTTTATTTTGGATGAACCAACGACGGGAATGGATGATGTGTCCAGTAGTGATTTTTATGAATTAATGCACCATGCAGCTCATAAACATGGAAAAGCAGTATTGATGGTCACTCACGACCCCGAAGAAGTTAAAGCATACGCTGATCGGAATATCCATCTTTACAAAGATAAAAATGGTAAGTTTGCTTGTTTTGATCTACACAGTGAACGAGAAGGTTTGTCTGAGCCAACGGAAAAGGAGCGTCGTGTTCATGCTTGA
- a CDS encoding metal ABC transporter solute-binding protein, Zn/Mn family, whose protein sequence is MKKVLLALVIPALVFLAGCQKTASKPEVVTTFEPMYEFTKAIVGDKINVENIVASNQEIHEFEPSAKQVATMTNAKVIIYNSNDLEKWVLPIKNKGIKVEASATVDKIKDDPHTWISPKEAIKEVDYITEQLSKKFPDDKKAFEKNASAYLVKLKKLDAEFDTLKDAKQKTFITQHEAFSYLARDYGLHEIAIAGLDPDVEPSPSALAKLKVEMEKAGLKNVYFENNANSKIAETLAKSAGAKLIGINTVEGLSDAQKKAGETYITLMQENLTALKETIK, encoded by the coding sequence ATGAAGAAAGTATTGTTAGCTCTTGTGATTCCAGCCCTTGTATTTCTTGCGGGTTGTCAAAAAACGGCAAGCAAGCCTGAGGTTGTAACAACATTTGAGCCAATGTATGAATTTACTAAAGCAATTGTCGGTGACAAAATCAATGTTGAAAATATTGTCGCATCTAACCAAGAAATCCATGAATTTGAACCTAGCGCAAAACAAGTGGCAACAATGACAAATGCCAAGGTTATCATTTATAATTCAAATGATCTTGAAAAATGGGTACTACCAATAAAAAATAAAGGGATAAAAGTCGAAGCGAGTGCGACAGTTGATAAAATCAAAGACGATCCGCACACATGGATTAGCCCTAAAGAAGCAATCAAAGAAGTTGATTATATCACTGAACAACTTAGTAAAAAATTCCCAGATGATAAGAAAGCTTTTGAGAAAAATGCTAGTGCATACTTGGTAAAACTGAAAAAGTTAGATGCAGAGTTTGATACATTGAAAGATGCAAAACAAAAGACATTTATCACGCAACATGAAGCTTTTAGTTACTTAGCGCGTGATTATGGTTTACATGAAATTGCCATCGCGGGACTTGACCCAGATGTAGAGCCATCACCAAGTGCACTTGCAAAACTAAAAGTTGAAATGGAAAAAGCTGGACTGAAAAATGTATATTTTGAAAATAATGCGAACAGTAAAATAGCAGAAACCCTGGCTAAATCAGCCGGTGCAAAACTCATTGGTATCAATACTGTTGAGGGGTTATCTGATGCACAGAAAAAAGCTGGCGAAACTTATATTACACTAATGCAAGAAAACCTAACAGCTTTGAAAGAAACGATAAAGTAA
- a CDS encoding zinc-dependent MarR family transcriptional regulator, translated as MDLEHQIDQFLGKIMQYAENKHEILLGACESHLKLTSTQEHILMLLSNEVSTNARIAEQLKISPAAVTKALKKLQEQELIMSSRASNDERVVLWSLTEKALPIAKEHAEHHKKTLATYQKLGNKFNDDEQKVITKFMKLLSKELSSEKSETK; from the coding sequence ATGGATTTAGAGCATCAAATTGACCAATTTCTAGGAAAGATCATGCAATATGCGGAAAACAAACATGAGATTTTGTTAGGAGCATGTGAGAGTCATCTAAAATTGACAAGCACTCAGGAGCATATTTTGATGCTTTTATCTAATGAGGTTTCAACAAATGCACGTATTGCTGAACAACTCAAGATTTCACCAGCAGCGGTGACAAAAGCATTGAAAAAATTGCAAGAGCAAGAACTGATTATGTCTAGTAGAGCTTCAAATGACGAACGCGTAGTCCTTTGGAGTCTGACAGAAAAAGCATTGCCTATTGCAAAAGAACATGCCGAACATCATAAAAAGACGCTTGCTACCTACCAAAAGTTAGGGAACAAATTTAACGATGATGAACAGAAAGTCATTACCAAATTTATGAAACTACTTTCAAAAGAATTATCATCAGAAAAAAGTGAAACTAAGTGA
- the comGG gene encoding competence type IV pilus minor pilin ComGG: MFTNLRSSVRAGILLYAMVLALIFSLFLQFYLQEQVETQKHLLTEKDRLTAELMVSLAKQEKLGQSGEIQFSQGFLTYQQLIGPSVSANTAVSTDSEIQDSFEIHLSDGKVFQMK, from the coding sequence TTGTTTACAAATTTGAGGAGTAGTGTCAGAGCTGGAATTTTGCTGTACGCTATGGTTTTAGCTTTGATTTTTAGTTTATTTTTGCAGTTTTATCTACAAGAGCAAGTAGAAACACAGAAACATTTGCTGACAGAAAAAGATAGACTGACAGCAGAGCTGATGGTGTCTTTAGCAAAGCAAGAAAAATTAGGGCAATCAGGAGAAATACAATTTAGCCAAGGGTTTTTGACTTATCAACAACTTATAGGTCCGTCAGTAAGTGCGAATACTGCTGTCAGTACTGACAGTGAGATTCAAGATAGTTTTGAGATTCATTTATCTGATGGGAAAGTTTTTCAAATGAAATAA
- the comGF gene encoding competence type IV pilus minor pilin ComGF, with translation MKLKIRAFTLLECLVALLAISGSVLVISGLTQLLQQQMAEEQTNQEKDWQIFCEQMRGELEGTKLDDVSQNFLYITKSKALRYGLVGNDFRKTDAQGKGYQPMLFGIKSCQMLDDMGLVKITITFDNGGKRTFVYKFEE, from the coding sequence TTGAAATTAAAAATTAGAGCGTTTACACTGCTAGAATGTCTAGTCGCTCTTCTTGCAATATCTGGTTCTGTGCTTGTTATTTCTGGACTTACTCAACTCCTTCAGCAACAAATGGCTGAAGAACAGACGAATCAAGAAAAAGATTGGCAAATCTTTTGCGAACAAATGCGCGGAGAGTTAGAAGGGACAAAGCTTGATGATGTTTCTCAAAATTTTTTGTATATTACGAAAAGTAAAGCGTTGAGATATGGTTTAGTAGGCAATGATTTTCGCAAAACAGATGCTCAGGGAAAGGGCTACCAGCCGATGCTTTTTGGGATAAAGTCTTGTCAAATGCTAGATGATATGGGATTGGTAAAAATCACGATAACTTTTGACAATGGGGGGAAGCGGACATTTGTTTACAAATTTGAGGAGTAG
- the comGE gene encoding competence type IV pilus minor pilin ComGE, whose protein sequence is MENLRKRSVKAYLLLESLITLALLSVLVSVVLTEVVNVRQQLTEINQQIEGLNVAKMATDSSLSKLSVNGAVIKITKGDKRTVVTNHGKELLRLEIKN, encoded by the coding sequence GTGGAAAATTTAAGAAAACGGTCAGTTAAGGCATATTTACTACTTGAGAGTTTGATTACACTTGCTTTATTGTCAGTTTTGGTAAGTGTTGTACTGACAGAAGTTGTAAATGTTCGTCAGCAACTGACAGAAATTAATCAACAGATTGAAGGTTTAAATGTCGCAAAAATGGCAACTGACAGTAGTCTCTCAAAGTTGTCAGTAAATGGTGCAGTGATAAAAATAACGAAAGGTGATAAACGAACGGTGGTTACTAATCATGGGAAGGAATTATTGAGGCTTGAAATTAAAAATTAG
- the comGD gene encoding competence type IV pilus minor pilin ComGD, with amino-acid sequence MNWQIRAFTLVECLLVLTVISFLTLIFSSVLTKTVHLVREELFVLQFENLYKNTQEDAALLSTREDFGVSHSFLTYENHRLKIPDDVIISDFSIQFDEQGENSSLKKIKILLPDEQKIVSYQLEMGSGKFKKTVS; translated from the coding sequence GTGAATTGGCAGATTAGGGCTTTCACACTAGTAGAATGCTTGCTAGTGCTGACTGTCATAAGTTTTTTGACGCTAATATTTTCATCAGTACTGACAAAAACGGTGCATTTGGTCAGAGAAGAATTATTTGTCTTACAATTTGAAAACTTGTATAAGAACACTCAAGAAGATGCAGCATTACTTTCAACAAGAGAAGATTTCGGGGTGAGTCACTCGTTTTTAACTTATGAAAATCATAGACTAAAAATACCTGATGACGTCATAATTTCTGATTTTTCAATTCAGTTTGATGAGCAGGGTGAAAATTCAAGCTTGAAAAAAATTAAAATTTTATTACCTGATGAGCAAAAAATAGTGAGCTATCAGTTGGAGATGGGCAGTGGAAAATTTAAGAAAACGGTCAGTTAA
- the comGC gene encoding competence type IV pilus major pilin ComGC, giving the protein MRKDIKAFTLIEMLIVLAIISILILLFVPNLLKEKEQVQKTGEAAVVKVVESQAQLYELDHTETPTLSDLVAADMITKKQVESYDDYYAQNKGETRELAD; this is encoded by the coding sequence ATGAGAAAAGATATTAAAGCGTTTACTTTGATTGAAATGTTGATTGTGCTGGCAATTATTAGTATTTTAATTTTGTTGTTTGTACCTAATCTATTAAAAGAAAAAGAGCAAGTGCAAAAGACTGGCGAAGCGGCTGTGGTGAAGGTGGTTGAAAGCCAAGCACAATTGTACGAACTGGATCACACAGAAACACCGACTTTGTCAGATTTGGTGGCAGCGGACATGATTACTAAAAAGCAAGTTGAGAGCTATGATGACTATTATGCGCAAAATAAGGGAGAAACACGTGAATTGGCAGATTAG
- a CDS encoding type II secretion system F family protein, with protein MEAGLNFDVAVSQLEFLAPELAIMIEYGAMKDKLGLELLLYSEECWGIFFAKVERAMQWIQPIVFIFVALMIILLYVAMLLPIYSNMGTMMG; from the coding sequence TTGGAAGCTGGGCTGAACTTTGATGTTGCGGTGAGCCAATTGGAGTTTTTAGCACCGGAACTTGCGATAATGATTGAATACGGGGCGATGAAAGATAAATTGGGTTTGGAGCTTTTGCTATACTCGGAAGAGTGCTGGGGAATTTTTTTTGCAAAGGTTGAACGTGCGATGCAGTGGATTCAGCCGATTGTTTTTATTTTTGTAGCGCTAATGATTATACTTTTATATGTGGCAATGTTATTACCAATTTATTCAAATATGGGAACAATGATGGGATAA
- a CDS encoding type II secretion system F family protein — MKQTKLIQLMANLTANGFHFGEIVEFLGLSHLVEQEFTLKMRAGLSAGQSLSEILEALNFSKNVVTQIELVEFHGHLSETLLFIEQNLRQQLTVKKKLVGLLTYPIILLVFLVGIMWGLKNYLLPQLDSGRSWAMILINHLPVLFVSTFVFLSVLTVLGVFIFKKKPASRTFIFLARCPFLSEFIRLYLTAYFAREWGNLLAQGVDLKKILIIMRRQKSRIFSEVGKY; from the coding sequence GTGAAACAAACGAAATTGATTCAGCTGATGGCAAATCTAACTGCTAATGGTTTTCATTTTGGCGAAATTGTTGAATTTCTTGGATTGTCACATTTAGTTGAGCAAGAATTTACGTTGAAGATGCGTGCAGGTCTTTCGGCTGGTCAATCTCTTTCCGAAATTTTGGAGGCATTGAATTTTTCTAAAAATGTAGTGACCCAGATTGAATTAGTTGAATTTCATGGTCATTTGTCGGAGACTTTGTTATTTATTGAGCAAAATCTACGGCAGCAGCTGACGGTAAAAAAGAAATTAGTTGGATTGTTAACTTATCCAATTATTTTGCTTGTTTTTCTAGTGGGAATCATGTGGGGCTTAAAAAATTATTTACTCCCACAGTTGGATTCTGGGAGAAGCTGGGCAATGATTTTGATTAATCATTTACCAGTACTCTTTGTCAGTACTTTTGTTTTTTTGTCAGTACTGACAGTTTTAGGAGTTTTTATTTTTAAGAAGAAACCAGCAAGTCGAACTTTTATTTTCTTAGCAAGATGCCCATTTCTGTCAGAATTTATCCGTTTATATTTAACGGCTTATTTTGCAAGAGAATGGGGTAATCTTTTAGCTCAAGGTGTGGATTTAAAGAAAATTTTAATCATCATGAGAAGACAAAAAAGTCGAATTTTTTCAGAGGTGGGGAAGTATTAA
- the comGA gene encoding competence type IV pilus ATPase ComGA: protein MIQDKASEILTDAMTKESHDIYFIPHQEGYDVYFREGDKRLFFERLDKELGQAIISHFKFLAGMNTGEKRRTQLGACWYSLDIGVKRLRMSTVGDFEGRESLVIRILREESRKLEFWFRDEELLASLHCKRGLYLFAGPVGSGKTSLMVELAKKNFMNKQVITIEDPVEIVESNFVQLQVNEVIGNGYDELIKCSLRHRPDLLIVGEIRDKKTARAVLRASLTGYTVFSTVHARSISGVWDRLLELGLSEWELKNSLRRVIYQRLIAGKGVVDIAESEFEKWNAQRWNEKMARLFEDGYLTAVEVEAEKVEFGETNEIDSADGKSNC, encoded by the coding sequence ATGATTCAAGATAAAGCAAGTGAAATTTTAACTGATGCGATGACTAAAGAAAGTCATGATATTTATTTTATTCCTCATCAGGAGGGATACGATGTTTATTTTAGAGAAGGAGATAAGCGGTTATTCTTTGAGCGTTTAGACAAGGAGTTGGGACAGGCGATAATTTCGCATTTTAAATTTCTTGCTGGGATGAATACAGGGGAAAAACGCAGAACTCAGCTAGGGGCTTGTTGGTATTCACTGGATATTGGTGTTAAACGTTTGAGGATGTCTACAGTTGGAGATTTTGAGGGGAGAGAGTCCTTGGTCATTCGTATTTTAAGAGAGGAATCAAGGAAGTTGGAGTTTTGGTTTCGGGATGAGGAGCTATTAGCCAGTTTACATTGTAAGCGAGGGTTATATTTGTTTGCGGGTCCGGTAGGCTCTGGAAAAACATCCTTGATGGTGGAACTTGCAAAGAAGAATTTCATGAATAAACAAGTAATAACGATTGAAGACCCCGTTGAAATTGTAGAATCTAATTTTGTGCAGTTGCAGGTAAATGAAGTCATTGGCAATGGTTATGATGAACTCATTAAATGCTCATTGCGCCATCGTCCTGATTTATTAATTGTTGGAGAGATTCGTGATAAAAAGACAGCACGTGCGGTGCTAAGAGCGAGTTTGACTGGTTATACCGTATTTTCTACGGTTCATGCGCGGTCTATTTCAGGAGTGTGGGATAGACTTTTAGAGCTAGGGCTGAGTGAATGGGAATTAAAAAATAGTTTGCGTAGGGTGATTTATCAGCGTCTTATTGCTGGGAAAGGAGTGGTTGATATTGCAGAAAGTGAATTTGAAAAATGGAATGCTCAAAGGTGGAATGAGAAAATGGCGAGATTATTTGAAGATGGATATCTTACAGCTGTTGAGGTTGAAGCGGAAAAAGTTGAGTTTGGTGAAACAAACGAAATTGATTCAGCTGATGGCAAATCTAACTGCTAA
- a CDS encoding helix-turn-helix domain-containing protein — protein MYSKEYSHAAIIAQNIKKYLSENKMLQKELAERVGIAPSTMTDYLKLRSRPSHGVIQKMADVFGVAKSDIDTTYKIEETQSLETMIDSASLFEEVKIDEEDRVAIKDLIRVYFLNKHQ, from the coding sequence ATGTACTCAAAAGAATACTCACACGCAGCGATTATCGCTCAAAACATCAAGAAATATCTTTCTGAAAATAAAATGCTTCAAAAGGAATTAGCGGAACGTGTTGGAATTGCGCCATCGACAATGACAGACTATTTGAAATTACGTTCAAGACCAAGCCACGGTGTCATTCAAAAAATGGCTGATGTTTTTGGTGTCGCAAAATCTGATATTGATACTACTTATAAGATTGAGGAAACTCAATCTCTAGAAACAATGATTGATAGTGCTTCATTATTTGAAGAGGTTAAGATTGATGAAGAGGATAGAGTGGCAATTAAGGATTTAATTAGAGTTTATTTTTTGAACAAACATCAATAA